The bacterium genome contains a region encoding:
- a CDS encoding DUF1376 domain-containing protein encodes MKSPSFPCYVNNLLGSGRVASMSNAEFGAYWLLLCRAWNEDDCGLPDDDDILAAWSRCYGDWPKHKAKILRCFRAENGRLYNDKLLSCRADQKSYREMCSQAGKIGNARRWGGNRPPIAPRSRPDHNPIGVTSL; translated from the coding sequence ATGAAATCACCTTCTTTCCCCTGCTATGTAAACAACCTGCTCGGGAGCGGCCGGGTTGCATCAATGTCGAATGCCGAGTTCGGGGCGTATTGGCTGCTCCTGTGCCGCGCCTGGAATGAAGACGATTGTGGCCTCCCCGACGATGACGACATTCTGGCGGCGTGGTCACGATGCTATGGGGACTGGCCGAAACACAAAGCCAAGATCCTCCGGTGCTTCAGAGCCGAAAACGGGCGGCTCTATAACGACAAGTTACTGTCATGTCGCGCGGATCAGAAATCTTATCGAGAGATGTGTTCTCAGGCAGGAAAAATCGGAAACGCAAGGCGATGGGGTGGCAATCGCCCCCCGATCGCCCCCCGATCGCGACCCGATCACAACCCGATCGGGGTCACATCGCTTTGA